In a genomic window of Vallitalea okinawensis:
- the cysK gene encoding cysteine synthase A — MSKIAKNLTDLIGNTPLLELGNYTKDQELKTNVIAKLEYFNPAGSVKDRIANAMVKDAEENGKINKDTVIIEPTSGNTGIGLAFVAASKGYKLILTMPDTMSIERRNLLKALGAELVLTPGAQGMKGAIDKAQELADNTPNSFLPQQFNNPANPEVHRKTTAEEIWRDTDGQVDIFVAGVGTGGTITGVGEVLKAKNPNIKIVAVEPFGSPVLSGDKPGPHKIQGIGAGFIPQILNTDVIDEIIKVKNEEAFESSKKLAETEGLLVGISAGAAVFAAAQLAKKEENAGKTIVALFPDTGERYLSTTLYGDK; from the coding sequence ATGAGTAAAATAGCTAAGAATTTAACAGACTTAATTGGGAATACACCATTACTTGAGTTAGGCAACTATACTAAAGATCAGGAATTAAAGACAAATGTTATAGCTAAGCTGGAGTATTTTAATCCAGCAGGAAGTGTTAAGGATCGTATTGCAAATGCAATGGTTAAAGATGCAGAAGAAAACGGAAAAATCAACAAAGATACAGTTATTATCGAACCAACAAGTGGTAATACAGGTATTGGATTAGCTTTTGTTGCTGCGTCTAAAGGATATAAACTCATATTAACAATGCCAGATACTATGAGTATTGAAAGAAGAAACTTACTTAAAGCTTTAGGTGCGGAATTAGTTTTAACGCCTGGAGCTCAGGGGATGAAGGGTGCAATTGATAAAGCCCAGGAATTAGCTGATAACACACCTAATTCATTCTTACCACAACAGTTTAATAACCCTGCTAATCCAGAAGTGCACAGAAAAACAACTGCTGAAGAAATTTGGAGAGATACAGATGGTCAAGTGGATATCTTTGTAGCTGGGGTTGGTACAGGTGGTACTATTACAGGTGTTGGTGAAGTATTAAAAGCTAAGAATCCAAACATAAAGATTGTAGCAGTTGAACCCTTTGGATCACCAGTATTATCTGGGGATAAGCCTGGACCACATAAAATTCAAGGTATTGGCGCTGGCTTTATACCACAAATCTTGAATACTGACGTTATTGATGAAATCATTAAAGTAAAAAATGAAGAAGCCTTTGAGTCTTCAAAAAAACTAGCTGAAACTGAAGGTTTATTAGTAGGTATCTCAGCAGGAGCTGCTGTTTTTGCTGCAGCTCAATTGGCTAAAAAAGAAGAGAATGCTGGTAAAACAATTGTTGCTTTATTCCCAGATACAGGGGAAAGGTATTTGTCTACAACTCTCTATGGAGATAAATAA
- a CDS encoding RrF2 family transcriptional regulator — protein sequence MKISTKGTYGLIAIVDLALHSNGDCIPLYSIAERQNISTSYLEQVFAVLRKAGFVKSIKGPQGGYIIADKLNQITVGNILKALEGDLSIVTNSNKEPDNRNTIEECISETVWKEINTSINEIVSGITLQDLVDEYRQMHIDDANMYYI from the coding sequence ATGAAGATTTCAACAAAGGGAACATATGGACTCATTGCAATTGTAGATTTAGCACTTCACTCTAATGGAGACTGTATACCTTTATATAGTATAGCCGAAAGACAGAACATTTCAACGAGTTATTTAGAACAAGTTTTTGCAGTACTTCGAAAAGCAGGTTTCGTTAAAAGTATTAAAGGACCTCAAGGTGGCTATATCATTGCTGATAAACTTAATCAAATAACAGTTGGGAATATATTAAAAGCTCTTGAAGGTGATTTATCTATAGTCACCAATTCGAATAAGGAGCCTGATAATCGGAATACTATTGAAGAGTGTATTAGTGAAACAGTTTGGAAAGAAATAAATACGAGTATTAATGAAATAGTAAGTGGTATCACATTACAAGACTTAGTTGATGAATATAGACAAATGCATATTGATGATGCCAATATGTATTATATCTAG
- a CDS encoding methyl-accepting chemotaxis protein: MYIKQKKSKIKKSKKGNMSVKFKLVSMFVVAILVPIMILGITATSISEGMLQNTFKTTSEEINREIASIFDEHLNGYELMIATLSESSFLKNFNEDNEAIMNEFFSSYIATNEDVLHIYFATEKKELFFISQGEVDIPSDFDPTVRPWYVETVEKDQLIWTGPSIDSGTGEMVLEVTSPVKDKNGRLLGVVGSTVAISSITEYIDTIQFGKTGYAFIVADDGTIVVHRNQDLVGQNFSDLNQDLYTAIINNESMQDYVKVESDGKKEDKLAMFQDLESIEWKVVGTIYMADIYSTINILRILTIGIALITCIVGVIISYRFSRKLTKAIRALDDGMLRLKEGDFKAELLIKRQDELGSLGKSFNAMATQVRNLIAQVTEVSDYVNESAEGLASISEETLATSQEIAEAVEEIAKGATHQASETETGVRLVSDLDGKLNQLSNNSEVMKTKALSVVNANDIGMKKMTELKAKNEENTFANAEVEAVILSLADKTEKISTMLQSIKSIAGQTNLLALNASIEAARAGEAGRGFAVVAEEIRKLAEDSNEAADHISQIVSAIQTESGNSVAIITEVKYIMEDQTAAVADVYNALSTITEAINDISASIDHVSEDVGHINNQKIEIVYAIENISAVSEETAASSEEVTASITQQTSAVEEVAKAADLLNDTAKKLSEEVSKFEI, from the coding sequence GTGTATATTAAACAGAAGAAAAGTAAAATCAAAAAGAGTAAAAAGGGTAACATGAGTGTAAAGTTTAAACTTGTTTCAATGTTTGTAGTAGCAATTCTTGTCCCCATTATGATACTTGGAATTACTGCTACAAGTATTTCGGAGGGTATGCTACAGAATACCTTCAAAACCACTAGCGAAGAGATAAATAGAGAGATTGCCAGTATCTTCGATGAGCATTTAAATGGCTACGAATTAATGATTGCCACATTAAGTGAAAGTAGCTTTTTAAAGAATTTCAATGAAGATAATGAAGCAATTATGAATGAATTTTTCTCTTCATACATAGCAACAAATGAAGATGTATTACATATTTATTTTGCAACAGAAAAGAAAGAGTTGTTTTTCATATCCCAGGGTGAGGTGGATATCCCTAGTGATTTTGATCCTACTGTTAGACCTTGGTATGTGGAGACAGTAGAAAAAGACCAACTTATTTGGACAGGACCATCCATCGATAGTGGAACTGGAGAGATGGTATTAGAGGTAACGAGTCCTGTTAAAGATAAGAATGGTCGCTTGCTAGGGGTGGTAGGATCAACAGTAGCCATATCATCCATTACAGAGTACATCGATACTATCCAATTCGGTAAAACAGGTTATGCTTTCATTGTTGCTGATGATGGTACAATCGTTGTACATCGTAATCAAGACTTAGTTGGTCAGAATTTTAGTGACCTTAATCAAGATCTTTATACAGCTATTATCAACAATGAATCCATGCAAGATTACGTTAAAGTTGAATCGGATGGTAAAAAAGAAGATAAACTTGCTATGTTTCAAGATCTAGAGAGTATAGAGTGGAAAGTCGTCGGTACTATTTATATGGCAGATATCTATAGTACGATTAATATACTCAGAATATTAACAATTGGTATTGCTCTGATTACTTGCATAGTTGGTGTCATAATATCCTACCGTTTTTCAAGAAAACTAACAAAAGCTATTAGAGCTCTTGATGATGGTATGTTACGACTAAAGGAGGGGGACTTTAAGGCTGAACTTCTTATTAAGAGACAAGACGAATTAGGTTCTCTTGGTAAAAGCTTTAATGCTATGGCGACTCAGGTAAGAAACCTCATCGCCCAGGTAACAGAGGTATCGGATTATGTTAATGAATCTGCTGAAGGTTTAGCATCCATATCCGAAGAGACCTTAGCTACATCTCAAGAAATTGCTGAAGCTGTTGAAGAGATTGCAAAAGGTGCAACTCATCAAGCTTCAGAGACGGAAACAGGTGTTAGATTGGTAAGTGATTTGGATGGGAAACTGAACCAACTAAGTAATAATTCTGAAGTTATGAAGACTAAAGCTTTATCAGTTGTGAATGCTAACGACATAGGTATGAAAAAAATGACAGAGTTAAAGGCTAAGAACGAGGAAAATACTTTTGCCAACGCGGAAGTCGAAGCTGTTATACTTAGTTTAGCAGATAAAACTGAAAAAATAAGTACTATGCTTCAATCCATTAAATCCATTGCAGGACAGACTAATCTTTTAGCTTTAAATGCATCCATTGAAGCGGCTAGAGCAGGAGAAGCTGGTAGAGGTTTTGCAGTGGTTGCCGAAGAGATTCGAAAACTTGCCGAAGATTCCAATGAAGCTGCCGATCATATTTCACAAATAGTAAGTGCTATCCAAACTGAAAGTGGTAATTCAGTTGCCATTATTACAGAAGTTAAATACATCATGGAAGATCAAACAGCAGCTGTGGCAGATGTCTATAATGCCCTCAGTACCATAACAGAAGCTATCAATGATATTAGTGCATCCATTGATCATGTTAGTGAAGACGTTGGTCACATTAATAATCAAAAGATAGAGATTGTTTATGCTATAGAAAACATCTCAGCTGTCTCAGAAGAGACTGCTGCATCATCTGAAGAAGTAACCGCTTCCATAACGCAACAAACATCGGCTGTCGAAGAAGTCGCTAAGGCTGCTGATTTACTAAATGACACAGCTAAAAAATTAAGTGAAGAAGTATCAAAATTTGAAATATAG
- a CDS encoding calcium-translocating P-type ATPase, PMCA-type, producing the protein MSYHNKSIKQVLADEGTNATQGLDSNEVKKRIDKYGENKLEEKDGKTLKDMIIDQFKDVLIIILIVAAIISIVLGEIIDGTFIIAIVILNAVLGVVQENKASNALKALKEMAAPAAKVIRNSKLEKIASSELVPGDVVILEAGDYVPADIRLIESVNLKIEEAALTGESVPVEKEADALVDTDAPLGDRENMAFMSTIVTYGRGKGVVTSTGMKTEIGNIANMLNEVEEVATPLQKKLTQFGKVLGVVCLAVCAIIFVLGILRDEPLLEIFMTSVSLAVAAIPEGLPAVVTVVLALGMQRMVKRDAIVKKLAAVETLGSTTVICTDKTGTLTQNKMVVTKLFDGNHIWDVSGVGYSTVGQIVCEKGECTSDSLERIMQVSVLCNDAKIVKEKEDIIGDPTEGALVVLGAKGGYPQEELNKSYPRIDEFPFDSERKLMSTIHQRKDDRVMYTKGAPDVILSRCTKININGEIQTLTEEHINRIKEINDQFANNALRVLGFAYKVVTEGVDITQEEKDLVFLGLTGMMDPPREEAREAVKLCKRAGIRVVMITGDHKTTASAIAKDLGIIDGQSEAMSGSEINGYSDEEFKEKVKHVSVFARVSPEHKVKIVKAIKSNGDIAAMTGDGVNDAPALKQADIGVAMGITGTDVAKEAADMVLTDDNFASIVDAVEEGRVIFSNIRKFVGFLLSCNFGELLLIFVAMLINWGSPLVAIQILWINLVTDSFPAFALGLEAKEDGIMDEKPRDPNAPITDRDMLIAIGFQSVALAVAGLASFWLGSQHGGVVAGQTYCFITVIIGELLRAYSARSEEKFLIKMKVFGNKYLNYSVLLALVLLFVVVYVPFLQPIFSTTFVPLADLGIIIAMALIPLAAGELSKILKKAN; encoded by the coding sequence ATGAGTTACCATAATAAATCGATTAAACAAGTTTTAGCCGATGAAGGTACCAATGCTACACAGGGATTAGATTCGAATGAAGTCAAGAAGCGGATTGATAAGTATGGTGAGAATAAATTAGAAGAGAAAGACGGTAAAACACTGAAAGATATGATTATCGATCAGTTTAAAGATGTCTTAATCATCATTTTAATTGTTGCAGCTATTATTTCTATAGTTCTAGGAGAAATTATAGATGGAACCTTTATTATCGCAATCGTAATATTGAATGCTGTCTTAGGTGTGGTTCAAGAGAATAAAGCCAGCAATGCATTAAAAGCTCTTAAAGAGATGGCAGCTCCCGCTGCTAAAGTAATAAGAAACAGCAAGTTGGAAAAAATAGCGTCATCTGAACTTGTTCCAGGAGATGTGGTTATATTAGAGGCTGGTGATTATGTACCAGCAGATATTCGCCTAATTGAAAGTGTTAATTTAAAAATAGAAGAAGCTGCTTTAACAGGAGAATCAGTACCTGTTGAAAAGGAAGCAGATGCCCTTGTCGATACAGATGCCCCTTTAGGTGATCGTGAGAACATGGCATTCATGAGTACAATCGTAACCTATGGACGTGGAAAAGGTGTTGTCACATCGACAGGTATGAAAACAGAAATAGGTAATATTGCAAACATGTTGAATGAAGTAGAAGAAGTAGCAACGCCACTTCAAAAAAAGTTAACACAATTTGGTAAAGTACTTGGTGTTGTTTGTCTTGCAGTCTGTGCCATTATATTTGTTTTAGGTATATTAAGAGATGAACCTTTATTAGAAATCTTTATGACATCTGTTAGTTTAGCTGTTGCAGCTATTCCAGAAGGTTTGCCGGCTGTTGTAACTGTCGTCCTAGCCTTAGGTATGCAGAGGATGGTAAAACGTGATGCCATCGTTAAGAAGCTTGCAGCTGTAGAAACTTTAGGGAGTACGACTGTTATCTGTACAGACAAAACAGGGACTTTAACACAAAATAAAATGGTTGTTACAAAGCTTTTTGATGGCAATCATATATGGGATGTAAGTGGTGTGGGTTATTCTACTGTCGGTCAAATTGTTTGTGAAAAGGGTGAATGTACTTCTGATTCACTAGAGAGAATTATGCAGGTATCTGTATTATGTAATGATGCTAAAATTGTTAAAGAGAAAGAAGATATCATAGGTGATCCAACCGAAGGTGCCCTAGTTGTGTTAGGAGCTAAAGGGGGTTATCCTCAAGAAGAGCTCAATAAAAGCTATCCACGTATTGATGAGTTTCCTTTTGACTCTGAACGTAAACTTATGTCAACGATTCATCAAAGAAAAGACGATCGTGTCATGTATACCAAAGGAGCACCTGATGTTATTTTAAGTAGATGTACAAAAATCAATATTAACGGCGAAATTCAAACCTTAACTGAGGAGCATATTAATCGAATTAAAGAAATTAATGATCAATTTGCTAATAATGCATTAAGAGTTTTAGGCTTTGCATATAAAGTGGTGACAGAAGGTGTAGATATTACTCAAGAGGAAAAGGATCTTGTATTTCTAGGGTTAACGGGTATGATGGATCCGCCAAGAGAAGAAGCACGTGAAGCAGTAAAACTTTGTAAACGTGCAGGCATTCGTGTTGTCATGATTACAGGTGACCATAAAACTACTGCAAGTGCAATTGCAAAAGACTTAGGTATTATTGATGGGCAATCAGAAGCTATGAGTGGTTCTGAAATTAATGGTTATTCTGATGAGGAATTCAAAGAAAAAGTTAAGCATGTCAGTGTGTTTGCAAGGGTTTCTCCAGAGCATAAAGTTAAAATTGTTAAAGCCATTAAGTCTAACGGCGATATTGCAGCTATGACTGGTGATGGTGTAAATGATGCCCCAGCACTGAAGCAAGCTGATATAGGTGTTGCTATGGGTATTACAGGAACGGATGTTGCTAAAGAGGCAGCAGACATGGTATTAACGGATGATAACTTTGCTAGTATTGTAGATGCGGTAGAAGAAGGCAGGGTTATATTTAGTAATATCCGTAAGTTTGTAGGATTTCTATTGTCCTGTAACTTTGGTGAACTGTTATTGATATTCGTAGCTATGTTAATTAACTGGGGTTCTCCATTAGTAGCTATTCAAATACTTTGGATTAACCTGGTTACTGATTCTTTCCCAGCTTTTGCATTGGGACTGGAAGCTAAAGAAGATGGTATTATGGATGAAAAACCTCGTGATCCTAATGCACCGATTACAGATAGAGATATGCTTATTGCTATAGGTTTTCAATCAGTCGCCTTAGCTGTAGCAGGTTTAGCTTCATTTTGGTTAGGTTCACAGCACGGTGGCGTTGTGGCAGGTCAAACCTATTGCTTCATTACGGTAATTATAGGTGAATTGTTAAGAGCTTATTCAGCGCGATCTGAAGAGAAATTCCTTATTAAAATGAAAGTTTTTGGTAATAAATACTTGAATTACTCCGTGTTACTAGCACTTGTATTATTATTTGTTGTCGTTTATGTACCATTTTTACAACCAATCTTTAGCACGACATTTGTACCACTAGCCGATTTAGGTATTATTATAGCAATGGCATTAATACCATTAGCAGCTGGTGAGTTATCTAAAATCTTAAAAAAAGCCAACTAA
- a CDS encoding TIGR02710 family CRISPR-associated CARF protein — translation MKKEVWDLIDQTRVIDKKIDKYYEGYLKELIEENKGIEEGVSYLVMPLGLHYEISAITLGLTKPGHILFLYTKESKETLERIIELLEIEKNKFEAYIVDDADPLDAYNIINNAFMEWEKPKSVYIDITGGTKAMSVATALAGVNIDAKFLYLTAENFIRVINRPEMGTEHLKILDNPIKLYGDFDANIALEHMEAYDYVSSSEIFKQLMNSALDIERRNYYRILFLLAAGYEHWDNLEFQEAYKCFDRMIDSINKVEKQYGQCVLADRVDDLKLQRGILKNLGFEFENTVNYDIVQDLDSILALIMTIYRSAYRRKEQEKYDMAVLLLYRLVEIIGQRRLAVNGINYEDPNFFNKLGERDYVDFKLRFNKLKNRVFNDHRTYKPPRRNITLMDGYIILGTINDALFREKDKEGYIQELYNFCKIRNQSIFAHGFKVIGKEHYDEFEEFVENLLKEFARHENIDLHAYESKVKFINPENTKYIK, via the coding sequence ATGAAAAAAGAAGTATGGGATTTAATTGATCAAACTCGGGTTATTGATAAGAAGATTGATAAGTATTATGAAGGTTACTTAAAAGAGCTTATTGAAGAAAATAAGGGTATTGAAGAAGGTGTTTCTTACCTAGTTATGCCTTTAGGATTGCATTATGAAATATCTGCTATTACATTAGGTTTGACAAAACCGGGACATATACTCTTTTTATACACGAAAGAATCAAAGGAAACACTAGAACGAATAATTGAACTATTAGAGATTGAAAAAAACAAATTTGAAGCATATATTGTTGATGATGCTGATCCTTTAGACGCGTATAATATCATCAACAATGCATTTATGGAGTGGGAAAAACCGAAGAGTGTTTATATTGATATAACAGGTGGAACTAAAGCGATGAGTGTGGCTACTGCTCTTGCTGGAGTCAATATTGATGCGAAATTCTTATACTTAACAGCTGAGAACTTTATAAGGGTTATTAACCGACCGGAAATGGGAACAGAACACTTGAAGATTCTTGATAATCCGATTAAACTTTATGGTGACTTCGATGCAAATATTGCTCTTGAACATATGGAAGCTTATGATTATGTCAGTTCATCAGAAATCTTCAAACAGCTTATGAATAGTGCTTTAGATATTGAACGACGTAATTACTATCGTATTTTATTTTTACTTGCAGCAGGTTATGAGCATTGGGATAATTTAGAGTTTCAGGAGGCTTATAAGTGTTTTGATAGGATGATTGATTCAATTAATAAGGTTGAGAAACAGTATGGACAGTGTGTTTTAGCTGATAGGGTAGATGATTTAAAGTTACAAAGAGGTATCTTGAAGAACTTAGGTTTTGAATTTGAAAACACAGTTAATTACGATATAGTTCAAGATTTAGATAGTATACTAGCCTTAATCATGACCATTTACAGATCAGCTTATCGAAGAAAAGAACAAGAAAAATACGATATGGCTGTTCTCTTGTTATATCGACTAGTAGAAATCATTGGACAAAGGCGACTTGCGGTTAACGGTATTAATTACGAAGACCCTAATTTTTTTAATAAGTTAGGTGAGAGAGATTATGTTGATTTTAAGCTTAGGTTTAACAAGTTAAAAAATAGAGTATTTAATGATCACAGAACATATAAACCTCCTAGACGTAATATTACATTAATGGATGGGTATATCATACTAGGAACGATCAATGATGCTTTGTTTAGAGAGAAGGATAAAGAAGGCTATATCCAAGAATTATATAATTTTTGTAAGATTAGAAATCAAAGTATATTTGCTCATGGCTTTAAGGTCATAGGCAAAGAACACTATGACGAGTTTGAAGAATTCGTTGAAAATTTATTAAAAGAATTTGCAAGACATGAAAACATTGATCTTCATGCTTATGAAAGTAAAGTGAAATTTATTAATCCTGAAAATACGAAATATATCAAGTAA
- a CDS encoding transporter associated domain-containing protein — protein MIKSRMSKLSKQFLRDKVSKVASYMEIFLSVLILLGILFASFTVVQQLKDLTFQFTNGGTIEFQSFLTHAIEIIIGIEFVKMLVKHTPGSAIDVLLFAIARKLIISESNMLDFLIGVVAIAILFGVKKYLTSLDNNNTEDEIILNGGTTIDDANQLAHLHLRNDMGNTLAGILANMAKADNITIQPGYELQIDNYLLEVYSMDSNLIKQVRIKRVI, from the coding sequence GTGATAAAATCAAGGATGAGTAAACTTAGCAAACAATTTTTAAGAGATAAAGTATCCAAAGTAGCAAGTTATATGGAAATCTTCTTATCTGTACTTATTTTGCTTGGTATTTTATTTGCTTCTTTTACCGTAGTACAACAGCTTAAAGATTTAACGTTCCAATTTACAAATGGGGGGACCATAGAGTTTCAAAGTTTCTTGACTCATGCTATTGAAATAATTATTGGTATTGAGTTTGTAAAAATGCTTGTCAAGCATACACCTGGTAGTGCTATTGATGTATTATTATTTGCCATAGCTCGTAAGCTGATTATATCAGAGTCAAATATGCTAGACTTTTTAATTGGCGTCGTTGCTATCGCAATTTTGTTTGGGGTAAAGAAGTACTTAACCAGCCTAGACAATAATAATACTGAAGATGAGATTATACTCAATGGAGGGACAACCATTGATGATGCCAATCAATTAGCACACCTTCACTTGAGAAATGATATGGGAAATACTTTAGCTGGTATACTAGCCAATATGGCAAAAGCTGATAATATTACTATTCAACCTGGGTACGAGTTACAAATTGATAATTATCTTCTTGAAGTATATTCAATGGATAGTAATTTGATTAAGCAAGTACGCATTAAAAGAGTCATCTAA
- a CDS encoding aspartate-semialdehyde dehydrogenase: MKQINLAIVGATGMVGRTFLKILEERNLPIKNLYLFASSRSAGNTITFKDHEYTVEELTETSFDRGIDIALFSAGGSTSKKFAPIAASKGCVVVDNSSAWRMVEDIPLVVPEVNPEDIFRHNGIIANPNCSTIQAMVVLKPLHDLFKIKRVVYSTYQAVSGAGVAGWRDLEEGMKAHVNNEEFVPEKFQHPIAFNCLPHIDVFMDNGYTKEEMKMVHETRKILHETDLPITATCVRVPVFNGHSEAINLEFEKPFDLKELKEALINAPGVVVEDEVGKAIYPLVETASGRDETFVGRIRRDESVKNGVNLWVVADNIRKGAATNTIQIAEKLIEEMK; encoded by the coding sequence ATGAAACAAATCAATCTAGCTATTGTTGGAGCAACAGGCATGGTAGGTAGAACATTTCTTAAGATTTTAGAAGAAAGAAATTTACCGATAAAAAATTTATATCTATTTGCATCTTCCAGGTCCGCAGGAAATACTATAACGTTTAAAGACCATGAATATACTGTAGAGGAATTAACTGAAACATCCTTTGACCGAGGAATTGATATCGCATTATTTTCAGCAGGTGGTAGTACTAGCAAGAAATTTGCTCCTATCGCAGCTTCAAAAGGATGCGTTGTAGTCGATAACTCGTCTGCATGGCGTATGGTTGAAGACATCCCTCTTGTAGTACCAGAAGTTAATCCTGAAGATATTTTCAGACACAATGGTATCATCGCCAATCCAAACTGCTCTACTATTCAAGCTATGGTGGTTCTTAAGCCACTACATGACTTATTTAAGATTAAAAGAGTCGTTTATTCTACATACCAAGCCGTTTCTGGTGCAGGTGTAGCTGGTTGGAGAGACTTAGAAGAAGGTATGAAAGCACATGTAAACAATGAAGAATTTGTACCTGAAAAGTTCCAGCATCCAATAGCTTTTAACTGTTTACCTCATATTGATGTATTTATGGATAACGGTTATACTAAAGAAGAGATGAAAATGGTCCATGAGACTCGCAAAATTCTTCATGAAACAGACCTACCAATTACAGCGACATGTGTTCGAGTTCCTGTCTTTAATGGTCATAGTGAAGCCATCAATTTAGAATTTGAGAAACCATTTGATCTAAAAGAATTAAAAGAAGCTTTGATTAATGCTCCAGGTGTTGTTGTTGAAGATGAAGTTGGGAAGGCTATCTACCCATTAGTTGAAACCGCATCTGGACGTGATGAGACTTTTGTAGGTCGTATCAGACGTGATGAAAGTGTTAAAAATGGTGTCAACTTATGGGTGGTTGCTGATAATATTAGAAAAGGAGCCGCTACAAATACGATTCAAATCGCTGAAAAACTAATAGAAGAAATGAAATAA
- the dapA gene encoding 4-hydroxy-tetrahydrodipicolinate synthase has product MSLFTGSGVAIVTPFTETGVNYEVLEKLIEFHISNHTDCIVICGTTGEASTMTDEEQLECIRFTVEKVNKRVPVIAGTGSNYTEHALHLTRKAEEVGADAALIVTPYYNKTTQKGLYEHYAYIANNVKIPIVLYNVPSRTGIAIEPTTAAQLAEIENIIAVKEASGNISTITEMMALCGDKLDLYSGNDDQVVPLMSIGGKGVISVAANIVPRDLHDLVQKFMDGDLAGSRKMQLDMMPLNKALFSEVNPIPVKEAMNILGMEAGPCRLPLTSMDDSNRDKLMGAMQDYGLKF; this is encoded by the coding sequence ATGTCATTATTTACAGGATCAGGTGTAGCAATTGTAACACCTTTTACAGAAACAGGGGTTAATTATGAAGTGTTAGAGAAATTAATTGAATTTCATATCAGCAATCATACGGATTGCATTGTTATTTGTGGTACTACTGGTGAAGCATCTACAATGACAGACGAAGAGCAATTAGAGTGTATTCGATTTACTGTAGAGAAAGTTAATAAACGTGTTCCAGTTATAGCAGGTACTGGTTCTAACTACACAGAACATGCTTTGCATTTAACAAGGAAAGCGGAGGAAGTAGGAGCAGATGCCGCTTTAATCGTAACACCTTATTATAATAAAACCACACAAAAAGGTCTGTATGAGCATTATGCCTATATCGCAAATAATGTAAAGATTCCTATTGTCTTATATAATGTACCTAGTCGTACAGGCATTGCTATTGAACCTACTACTGCAGCTCAACTTGCTGAAATTGAAAATATCATAGCTGTTAAGGAAGCCAGTGGTAATATTTCTACTATTACTGAAATGATGGCATTATGTGGTGACAAACTTGATCTTTACTCTGGTAATGATGATCAAGTGGTACCTTTAATGTCTATAGGTGGAAAAGGTGTTATATCTGTAGCAGCTAATATTGTTCCAAGAGATCTTCATGACCTTGTACAGAAATTCATGGATGGCGATCTAGCAGGTAGTAGAAAGATGCAGTTGGATATGATGCCTTTAAACAAAGCATTATTCAGTGAAGTTAATCCAATACCAGTTAAAGAAGCAATGAATATATTAGGTATGGAAGCTGGTCCTTGCCGTCTACCTTTAACATCTATGGATGATAGCAACCGTGACAAACTCATGGGCGCTATGCAGGATTATGGACTAAAATTTTAA
- the dapB gene encoding 4-hydroxy-tetrahydrodipicolinate reductase produces MTKIIMHGCNGKMGQVISQVAANDSETEIVAGIDLNTNTALSYPVFDSLENCTVDADVIIDFSIAVAVDSLLDYVEATKVPLILCTTGLSKEQMDRVYQISQTAPVFFSANMSIGVNLLIGLAKQAAKVLTGSNFDIEIIEKHHNQKVDAPSGTALAIAHSINETLDFSYEYKFDRSGEREKRHKNEIGIHAMRGGTIVGEHSILFAGQDEIIELKHNALSKEVFAVGAVRAAKFMHGRKEGLYDMSHLIQETN; encoded by the coding sequence ATGACAAAAATTATTATGCATGGTTGTAATGGTAAAATGGGGCAAGTGATATCCCAAGTTGCTGCTAATGACTCTGAAACAGAAATCGTAGCTGGAATTGATTTAAATACAAATACTGCACTTTCTTACCCAGTATTTGATTCTTTGGAGAACTGTACTGTAGATGCAGATGTAATTATTGATTTCTCCATCGCAGTAGCTGTTGATTCTTTATTAGATTATGTTGAGGCAACCAAAGTCCCACTCATACTTTGTACGACAGGTTTATCAAAAGAGCAGATGGACCGAGTTTATCAAATCAGCCAGACTGCCCCAGTATTCTTTTCTGCTAATATGTCAATCGGAGTGAACTTACTTATCGGTCTAGCTAAACAGGCTGCAAAAGTTTTAACTGGCTCTAATTTTGATATAGAAATTATTGAGAAACATCATAATCAAAAAGTTGATGCTCCTAGTGGAACTGCCCTAGCTATCGCCCACTCCATTAATGAGACCTTGGACTTTTCATATGAATATAAATTTGATCGTTCGGGTGAAAGAGAAAAGCGTCATAAAAATGAGATTGGTATTCATGCTATGCGTGGCGGAACTATTGTAGGTGAACATAGCATCCTATTTGCAGGTCAAGATGAAATTATTGAATTAAAACACAACGCATTATCAAAAGAAGTTTTTGCAGTTGGTGCAGTTCGAGCTGCTAAATTTATGCATGGTAGAAAAGAAGGTCTTTATGATATGAGTCATCTCATTCAAGAAACAAATTAA